The sequence GACCATCGCCTCCAGGTGGGCGCGCGAGGCCACCTCGGGCACGACTCCGCCGAAGCGGGCGTGTTCGTCGACGCTGGAGGCGATCGCGTCCGCGAGCAGGGTGGTGCCCCGGACGACGCCGACGCCGGTCTCGTCGCAGGACGTCTCGATGCCGAGGACGAGCGGTTCGTCAGCCATTGCTCTCACTGCTCTCAGTTCTTGCTTGTGCGGGGTCGGTCAGTCGCATGACGAGCGCGTCGACGTTGCCGGGCTGGTAGTAGCCCCGCCGGAAGCCGATGGGCTCGAAGCCGAAGCGCTCGTAGAGCTTCTGGGCCCGGGAGTTGTCCACCCGTACCTCCAGCAGCACCTCGGCGCACTCGAAGGCGGTGGCGGCGCGCAGCAGGTCGGTCAGGAGCCGGGCGCCGAGCCCGGTCCCCCACTGGTCGCGGGCGGCCGCGATGGTCTGTACGTCGGCCAGGTCGCCGGCGGCCGCGAGCCCGGCGTAGCCCACGAGCCGGCCCGAGGGGTCCTCGGCGACGACGTACCTGCGGGTGGCGTGCGGGCCGCGGGCGTGGGCGAGCTCGGACCAGAACATCCCCGCGGACCAGGCGTCCTCGGGGAAGAGCTCGTGCTCCAGTTCCAGCACCGGCTCGATGTCCCACCAGCGCATCTCGCGCAGCACCGTGCTCACCGCGGTCACTGTGGGGTGACCACCTTGTAGTTCTTGGGCACCTGCGCGTCGGGCCGGCGCAGGTAGAGGGGGACGGGGGGCAGGAACTCCTCCCCGGCGGCCAGCCGCTCCGCGGCCAGCGCGGCCAGGGCGGCGGCCGACTGGTGCTCGGGGCCCCGCGCGTCCGGGAACACCTCCGGGTACAGGAGTGCGCCCTGGCCCACCGCGGGCAGCCCCGCGACCTGGTCGGCGATGTCGGCCGGGCGGTCCACGGCGGGCTCCGCGACGCGCGTGCGCGGGTCCTCGTAGCGGGCCCAGTACACCTCCTTGCGCCGGGCGTCGGTGGCCACGGTGAAGGGGCCCTCGATTCCGGCGGTCCCCGCCGCGTAGGCGAGGCCGTCCAGGGTGCACAGGCCGTGCACGGGCACGCCGAGCACGGCGGCGAAGGTGGAGGCGGTGACGAGGCCGACGCGCAGCCCGGTGTAGGGGCCGGGGCCGACTCCGACGACGATGCCGGTGAGGGCGTCGAGTTTCAGCCCGGCCTCGGCGAGCACCTTGTCGACGGAGGGCAGCAGCAGCTCCCCGTGGCGGCGGGCGTCGACCTGGTTCGACTCGGCGAGGACGGACTCGCCGTCGTACAGGGCGACGGTGACGGCGGGCGTGGCGGTATCTACAGCGAGCAGGAGCACGCGAACAGCCTACGACTCCCGGCAGCGGGGGCCTTGCGGCCGGGCACCGGGCAACCCGGCTGCTACCTTTCGATCGAGGTGGACAAGTCGAGCGTTCGGCACGGAGGGTGGAGCAAGGTGGCACGCAGCAGCTCGGGAATCGTGGCCGGGCTCACCGCCGCGGCAATCGCCGTCGTGGGCTTCCTCGGCTACCAGGCCTCGGCGACGGCTCCCGCACATCCTCCGAAGGCGGCCGAGCAGGCCCCGGCCCCCGCCGAGAACCCGGTCCCCGCCAAGGTGGACCCGGCCAAGCCGCTGCCCGTGCCGGCCGATTCGGGCAGCGGGGTGCGCGTCGTGTACTCCGTGGGCCAGAAGCGGGTGTGGCTGGTGGGAGACGCGGGGCAGGAGCCCAAGTCCTTCGCGGTGGTGCCGAGCACGGTGCACCCGAAGGCGGGGAGCTACTCGGTCAGCTCGCGCTCGGGCGCGGTCACCGGATCGGACGGGGTGCCGATCGAGCACGTCGTACGGTTCGCCGGTTCGGACGGCGTGGTGGTGGGTTTCAGCGCCCGGGTGGACGGTGCGACGCCGGAGCCGGACCCGAACAAGAAGACCGGCGGCATCCGCATGTCGCGCGCGGACGGTGACGCGATGTGGGCCTTCGCGACGATCAGCGCGAAGGTCGTCGTCGTTCCCTGACCGGCTCGGCGGCCGCCGTCGGTCCCGGACCCGGCTCCGGCTCCCGCTCCCGCTTCACCCGTACGCGGTACGGCTCAGGCCGCTTCGGACTCCGGAGCGGCCTGTTCCACGACTCCGCCGACCCCCGTCGCCCTGCCCGCCGCGACGGCCCCGGCCGCCCCGTCGTCGTACTGGGCGTCCTGGCGCGCGGGCGGCGTGGAGACGGCGCTGGCGGCCAGGCCCGCGGCAAGCAGCGCCCGCATCGACACGGCGGACGGCCGGGGGTCGCGCTGTGCTCCTGCTGGTGCCGACATGGTGCCTCCTGAACCCGGGGACGCCGAACTTAGGCATACCTAAGAAACTCTCGGTACCATGTCACCACGTGCGCTGCCAATAGCGCAATATCTTGCCGACCTGTTGTCGGTACGTTTACTCCGAGAGGACGCCGGCCAGGGCGTCGAGCCCCGCTCCCGCGGACCAGCGCGCCCCGACGCCGCGCAGCGAGACCTGCCGTACGTCGTCCAGCACCTCCTCGTGGCCGACCGCCCGGGCGATCACCACGTGCAGCCGGTCGTCGGAGAGCTCCTCCACCTTGCCGTCGCCCCATTCCACGACGA comes from Streptomyces sp. NBC_01408 and encodes:
- the rimI gene encoding ribosomal protein S18-alanine N-acetyltransferase, which gives rise to MTAVSTVLREMRWWDIEPVLELEHELFPEDAWSAGMFWSELAHARGPHATRRYVVAEDPSGRLVGYAGLAAAGDLADVQTIAAARDQWGTGLGARLLTDLLRAATAFECAEVLLEVRVDNSRAQKLYERFGFEPIGFRRGYYQPGNVDALVMRLTDPAQARTESSESNG
- the tsaB gene encoding tRNA (adenosine(37)-N6)-threonylcarbamoyltransferase complex dimerization subunit type 1 TsaB, producing the protein MLLLAVDTATPAVTVALYDGESVLAESNQVDARRHGELLLPSVDKVLAEAGLKLDALTGIVVGVGPGPYTGLRVGLVTASTFAAVLGVPVHGLCTLDGLAYAAGTAGIEGPFTVATDARRKEVYWARYEDPRTRVAEPAVDRPADIADQVAGLPAVGQGALLYPEVFPDARGPEHQSAAALAALAAERLAAGEEFLPPVPLYLRRPDAQVPKNYKVVTPQ